The Rhodococcus sp. X156 genome window below encodes:
- the ftsE gene encoding cell division ATP-binding protein FtsE, which produces MIRVEHVSKSYKSSTRPALDGVSMEVEKGEFVFVIGASGSGKSTFMRMLLREEAPTSGDIHVANFHVNKLAARRVPKLRQRIGCVFQDFRLLQQKNVADNVAFALEVIGKPRSTIKKVVPEVLDLVGLAGKADRLPSELSGGEQQRVAIARAFVNRPLLLLADEPTGNLDPDTSQDIMLLLERINRTGTTVLMATHDNHIVDSMRRRVVELSLGKVVRDEARGVYGVGR; this is translated from the coding sequence GTGATCCGGGTCGAGCACGTGTCCAAGTCCTACAAGTCCTCCACCAGGCCTGCGCTGGACGGCGTGAGCATGGAGGTCGAGAAGGGCGAGTTCGTCTTCGTCATCGGCGCCTCCGGCTCGGGCAAGTCCACGTTCATGCGGATGCTGCTCCGCGAGGAGGCCCCCACCTCCGGTGACATCCACGTGGCCAACTTCCACGTGAACAAGCTCGCCGCCCGCCGGGTGCCCAAGCTGCGCCAGCGCATCGGCTGCGTGTTCCAGGACTTCCGGCTGCTGCAGCAGAAGAACGTCGCCGACAACGTGGCCTTCGCGCTGGAGGTGATCGGCAAGCCCCGCAGCACCATCAAGAAGGTGGTGCCCGAGGTGCTCGACCTGGTCGGGCTGGCCGGCAAGGCCGACCGCCTGCCCTCGGAGCTCTCCGGTGGCGAGCAGCAGCGGGTGGCCATCGCCCGGGCCTTCGTCAACCGGCCGCTGCTGCTGCTGGCCGACGAGCCCACCGGCAACCTCGACCCCGACACCAGCCAGGACATCATGCTGCTGCTGGAGCGGATCAACCGCACCGGCACCACCGTGCTGATGGCCACGCACGACAACCACATCGTGGATTCCATGCGCCGCCGCGTGGTGGAGCTGTCGCTGGGCAAGGTCGTGCGGGACGAGGCGCGCGGCGTGTACGGAGTTGGCCGCTGA